Genomic DNA from Podospora pseudoanserina strain CBS 124.78 chromosome 4, whole genome shotgun sequence:
TCTATAGTGAAACTGTGAATGAAGAAGAGCCAGAAGTAGGCTGGAGTGAACCTagttcaacccctccctcttctcaatctcctcctttgACCAGCACCACTTATCCTGCAACCCCTTatccaacaccttctcatacacccccttctcccaccactccccccagCTCGTCAAAAACAGCTGCTCCCTATCCTTCGGGAAATCATCCCTCGTGAACGCAGCCAGAATGCTCTTTGCCCCATGCTCCACGCTCTTCGCATCAGGCATATCCATACTCAACTTCATTCCCGAGCCCCTCCCAATTCCAGTGTTAGGAATCAGCCCCGGAGAAACTGCAACAACCCTAcacttctcctccagcctcctccgccaccactgCGCACTCAACAAGTTCAAGAATTTTGTCTGAGAGTACGTGTCGTTGGCTTCCACCCCAGACTCAACTTTCAAGTCCTTCTCCAACGTCGAGGGGTCAGTAACCCGACGGATGGCGCCCGAGGAAACAAAAATGATTCTCGTAGAGGAATCAATCAGTTTCTTCTCGAGCAAGTGAAGGAGGTAATGCTGGGCTGTTTCCTGTCAGACCTGATGGTTCGAAATCAAAATGATGATGTCAACACCACTTACAAAGATGATTAACCACAAATGCCTCACAAAGCCCAGACTTGGACTCCTTCGCGGGCTTGTCTGTCCCGTCAGAGACCGCAGCGTTGAGGAGCAGGTAATCGATCTTTCCGTCAGGGCCGAGACGCTCGAGTGTTGCATTGGCGAATGAGGCGGTTGACTTTAGACTGGAAAGCTCGAGGGGAAGGATAGACAGAATGTGATCAGTCTTGGGGTACGAGAGCGCATTGTAGGCTTGACCGGTACGGTTGGTGTCGCGGGCTCCGAGGACAAGGTTGAGGTGAGTGGTAGAGGGGCTGAGGGAAGTGGGAGAGCTGAGGAGTTGTTTGATGAGTTCAAAGCCCTGGAGAGTAGTGTTAGTGAAATGAGCTCCAATGAGGGGATCAGCGGGGAGTAACATACCAACCCTGACGATGTGCCTGTAGCGACGATGGTTTTGGTAGCTTGTGCTATGGAGGCAGTCATTTTCAGAAGTTTTTATTAGGTAGTTCAGATTGCCAGTGTGGATTGGATGAGATAATGATGATTGTGAGCAGGTTGGGATGAACCGAGGGGAATGTGTCAAAAAGCGAGGGATTGAGGGGGGTTAAGTGGGTGCGATGATGTAATCACTTCTCAGGCTACGAAATACTGGTTATACAACACGGTCAACAAGAAAGAATTCAACTTTACAACTAATGCCATATTAAGAGACTGCGATGTGCCTCTTTAAGCCAACTTTACAAACTCGGACACGGTGCAACACAAAATCCGCAAAATCCGCAAAATCCGCCGATTGGTAATCCAGCTGAGTGACACAAGTTCAACGCATTGTGCTCATATCACTCCTTGACATTACTGACATCATTGATCAAGTCGTTTGGAGACCAGGGAAAGGTGTTACTGTCGCCAGTCTGCGGTTAAGGGTGTCTATGGTGTGTTGCAGGGTCTGTATCAGTCTCCAATATGCAGACAGTAGACGAGGTGCTTCCTAAGTACAGGGGTGAATAGGTAAGGTAGCTTCTCAAGCAACTGTACGCAAACCCATGTTAGGGGTGCGTCCTAGACATAAAGCTTTGAGTTGGATTTCCACTGTTTTTAAAGGCGGGTCTGGTGTAAGAGGCATATTATTTTCAACGTCTATCCTAGCTTTCCATACCCGCTATCCTAGCTTTACATGCTCGTTATCCTAGCTTTACATGCTCGTTATCCTAGCTTTACATGCTCGTTATCCTAGCTTTACATGCTCGTTATCCTAGCTTTATACGCCCCTATTCTGGCTTTATTAGGTCTGAGTCTATATTTTGTTGTGGAATCTTCTTTCAATTGAAAACCAATCATAAACACCGGCGGTATAAGGGAGTAGGTGCCATCCATAAAGGGATAGTAGCCACAGAGTCAACATCACTTTCAAAAATCTCACAACTTTATTGTAAAGTAACAGGACAAAAAACGAAGGACCATCCTCCCTCATTATAAaatagttaatatataaaagtAAGTCACCTATATCATATTACAAACTAGACTTTAAAGGATAATTATTCGGCCTTCAAAATACTTCGGAAGGCCTGTTGACTACTTTTAAAGGCCCATATATTATCTTTAAAAGCCTACGGACTATATTTTAGGGCATATTAACCTACTCTGGTGTCCCAATTATTTTGTGGCAAGGGTACCATCACAGCTTGTCTCACTATCAATTGAATCAACTCGCAACTAGAACATCTGACACAATACTGCTCCGGTCTATCGCCCCCCAAACCTGCCATTATCGAGTACTTCACGACCCATATCGGTCGGTGGAGGGTAGCTAGACAAAACAGACTAGCTTCCTACATAAAACAGCCCTTAACATACCAGGCATTTGCACAAGCCTGCATGGAAAGTTCTTTTCTCCGGGGCAAAACCAACCCCTACTTCATGCCAAGCTACCAGCCATGCAGCAATTTTCCAACCTACTCGCCATAACAACTTTCAAACACTGCAATTATTTACAGATTTCCCTACGCAAAAGTTCAATGGCCAGGGCACCCGCTATTACATTGAAATACTTGCCGTAAGAACTGGTGCCCCTGAACTGTTATGCACCATCACTTTCACCATTACCACCCACTAAATCCAGCACAGCTTCACAAACGGGCTTCAATTGGTTTGGCCCATTCACAGGTCAAAGGCAGTGCGAGAGATGCGCGCAACAATCGGTGAACAGCGAGAAGACGATTTTTCCATACAAATATGGGGTTTGCAATGCAGAGACACCCCTTGATTAATTGTTGACTATATGCCGAAGACAGCTAGAGGCGTGTTATTGAGGAGGCTTGTCGAATTTATGTCTCCACTCTCGGTCCATGATCTTACAATCCAACCCGTTTGTCATGTTGTTCCAGGCACTCCACACCAATATGTCCCAATTGGCCGTACTATTCACCATGCGCATGGTATGCTGTTTTCCTGGCCCTTTGTCAGCTTCATAGACGCTATTTTCAGCCGTCCCCCACTTCATCCCCTTCCACTGAACCATAGATTTATGGGGAATACCATAGAAGCAGAGAGCGGGCAGCCGCCCAGTTCGCACCCTTCAAGCACAGCGCAGGTATATGATATCGTTGACGTCTTGATTCCAGAAGGCCTTGGTCCTCCCGTTGTAGAACTCGACTCTACCCGACTTGCTCGAGTTGGCAATGATCTGGACACCAATTTCGTCGCCGGAGAGAACCTCGAACTCCGGGTGTACAATTGACCTCCAATCTGCGTGGTGTAGAAGGTGTAGTATTGGGGGGCGGTGTTCGAGGTGAGATTTTGGGTGATAACAACACCAGCGCGGAAGGTGGAATGAGGACATTCGACGATGCCGTCGCTGGTGACTGCGAACTCGATCCACTGTGTATAGTTGGTAGCTGAGAGGAAGGGCATGGTGATGTTTGCTTCCGCCAAAGAGATAAGGCTGCCGCCGGTTATCCGGACAGAATGGCCAGCTTGGTTGAGAGTATACCAAGGGTCGTTGAAGCTGGCGTTATTGCCCGTGAATGGGGAGATGTTGCCGGTCAGGTTGAGGGTCGGAAAGACTATAGCAGAGGAAGGCTGCCAGAAGTAGGGCTTGACAGGAGGTGTGAGGGCGAAGACAGAAGCCACGAGGGCGAAGGTAGAAAAGCAAAACTCCATGTTAACTGCGCCTGGGGATGTAACCGAGAGATGTTGGCGGAGATTTCGGTTGCAGTTTGGGTACGGCAAGATTCAAGGAAATGAAAAAAATGAAAGAAAGGGGAAGACTCTTTACactggaggatggcgagcATGGTAGATGACGACGAGCAAACACCAAGCTCCCGTTTCGTTGCCTGCCACGAGACACAGACCGCGATGGCCACGAGGTGCCAAAGTGCCACCATCGGTTTGCGCTGTTTCGCAATCAGCAGTGGCTCAAAAGAGATGAAAGCGGTATAACTGAACCTGTCAGGGAGGCCCAATACGGGGCATGAAAAAATCACGGCCGGTACCTGATAGATAGCACTCTGACTCCGCCTCGTGGCAAACAAACGGTGATACAATCTCAATTTAGGGGTATCACGTTAACACATGCAACGACCGTTCCACTCCGCCCAGGTTCATGTTCATTCGAGTTATATACATTCGGGAACGCACGGATCAGTCAACTTCATCCGCAATCTCGGCCCCCTCGGGAGGAGTATATGGGTGGCTTCCTTTCCATGCTGCCTTGACATATCTGCAATTCGATTACTGATTAGGCACGTGGTTCTGGGTAAAGCAAGAGCAAAACTTACTTGGTATGGCTGCCCCTGGCTACCAGTTCTCCCAGGGGGTTCGTAAAGGTAACCTTGGTGAAGGCCAGGGTTGGGCCAACTGTACAAAAAGTGTCAGTCAGAGCATAGGGCAGAGATCCTGAACAGCATGTACGTACTCTTTTCGCACTCCGCAACCGCTTGAAGCTTATCTCCCACTTTGCCCCCCGATTTGAGGTAGGTGACGTTTAGGTCTGTGGAAACGCCAGTAGCATACAGACCTTCCGAGGCGACGGCTAGGGAGCCACCCAGGTCGACCAGACTGGCAATTGTGCCTCCATGGATGATCTTGAGGCGGTTCTTGTGAGGGTTTGTAAGTAGCTACCTTGCAAGACGACAAGAAAGCCGCAGGGGATACATACTGTGTGGTCTTTCGTTATGTCCAGCTCAAGATCAACTCTGCCCTTCGATGCATTCACAACACGTAGCTTCACCACCCTGGTCAGCAACTTCAGGCTTCAGACGATCAGGGGACTGCGACTCACATGGGGTCCGAACAGTCTGAAGTCAAATACAGGGTTAGTTATATGTCCCTGAATTCCAAATCGCAACCCCGAAGACGTACCTCGGCTCCAGACCAGACTCGGCCATGAAGGATTTAAGAACCTTTGTCACGTTAGTAACCGGAAGTGTTCCTTGAATGGGCACAAGGGACTTGTCATACCGATCTCACAAATCTTGTTGGCTGCAGCTTCACTCCGGTCATTTTGGTAGCGCTCCGATACACACAGTTTACCCGAGGGTTTAAAGGAGGGTTCAAACTGCCTAAAAACATATCGCGTTCAGCTGGTTGAGACAACCCGAACCCCCACTTTGTGACGTCGTGCGAGTCCCGCCCGATAACCGGCGCCGGGATGTGGGGAATCCGACCATGGCTATCAAGGTGCCCGTTTGGTCGAGATGTCGGAGTCTTCATTGAGAACCATGCTGGCTGACTTTAGCAAATGATCATTAAGTAGGGGATCTCGATGAAGATGCTCCCATTGAACCAAGGGTAGGTGTGTTTAGTGTAAACCTAGCACATGCACCAACTGGCGCGCACATTCACACCCGACAGCACGGGAGAGCAACGGAACTAGCCGAAATGCGGATCCCTGTTCAGCCATCCCTGCTATTCTTTTCGCGGCAGCCTTCTAGATTTTGGGGATGCCTGCTGCTGAACAGTGCCTGCGACAATCAATCCACGATATCTCAGCCAAACTCCAACTTCCTTCGCGATTCCGTGCCTTCGATATTTGACGATACCCCCGACGAATCCAAATTACATAACCGCCAAAGAATGCGCTAAGTGAAACCTAAGCCGCCCGAAATAATCGAGGGAATCGACAACGAAAGCCAACGCGTGCGCCGGGCAGCCAGCCGCCATCATGTCGTCCTTTGGCCcctcgtccttcttgctcGACGATTACTTGGAGAAGCTGCCAGGCGCAACGTTTCGAAAGCTGTACCAGCAGCCATCCACCGCCTTTGCTATCTTTCGGCGCATGCTTCCACCTTTAGGTACAcgcctcccccttctctccGGACCACCGTGACTAACGGACACGCGCCTACAGCAAAGGTATATGTTCAGGCCCTGCTGTACAGTCCGACCCCCCTTACGACAAATGATATCGAGCTCTGGACGCAACCAGAAGGCAAAGGCACGAGCAATAGAGCGATCGCGAGGCTGCGCTCACTACATATCGCCCAGTTATCACAGTCGACCAGGGCCAAGAAAGCACAAGATATTCAACTCACAGCCAACTTCAAAAAATCTCTACGACTCGccctcgagggcggcggaTCACACAACAGCTTCGGCGTACCCAGCACATTACCTACCGACCCAAAGATACACATCCAATATCTCGACCACTGGGCCGGGAGAATATGGCAAGACATCCTTTACTACGTCGTCAACAGCGTCCCCATGAAAGCCAACGAATCCGGCGGCCGACACGGCTCCGGAGGCGGCGGTCCAAAACGAGCAGTCCGCGAACTCCTCAAAATGGGCGGTCTCGTGCGCGAAGGCGCCGGCGGTCTCGTCCAAATCAGCGAGCATGgcttcaacttcctcctccaagaagcCAACGCCCAAGTCTggaccctcctcctcctctggctcGAAGCCGCCGACCGCAACAAAGCCCTCGCCAAAGAGCAAGGCACCGACATAACAGGAACAGCCATCGACAATGTCGAGATGCTCTCCTTTCTCTTCATGCTCGCCTCCCTCGAGCTCGGCCGCGCATACGACACTTCTGCTTTGACCGAAACCCGAAAGAACATGCTCCCCGCGCTGGCTGACTTTGGCCTGATATACATCGACCGTGACAGACCACAGCAATACTACCCAACCCGATTAGCCACCACTCTTACCTCCTTATCAACCATGAGGTCAGTATCAGCCAGCATCGATGCCGCCACGAAGAAAACCCCCGGTGACGCGGGCAGTCTGGGAGCAGACTCCaccccaacagcaccggCGGATGAAAACGGCGGGATTGTAGTTGAAACAAACTATCGTATCTATGCTTAcacttcctcccctttgcaaatcgccatcctcaagctGTTCTGCCGGCTACACATGCGGTTTCCAAACATGGTCACCGCCAGATTGACGAGAGAATCAGTCCAGGAAGCCATCAAGGAAGGGATCACGGCGAACCAAATCATTGACTACCTTGTCGCGCATGCACACCCACAAATGAGGCGCGCCGCCGCGGCGAAGGGCACAACCGTAATCCCGCCGACGGTGATGGATCAGATCCGACTGTGGCAGCTGGAGAGTCAGAGGATGCAAAAGACGCCAGGGTTCCAATTCAAAGACTTCGAGAGCGTGGAGGAGTACAGGCAGCTGGCGGAGTACGCGACCGAGATAGGGGTCTTGGTTTGGAAGGATGATCGGAAGGGCACGTTTTTCGTCAGCAAGGTGGAGCAGATTCGTGAATTCTTGAAGgcaaggaagaaggggaattAGGAAACGACACTACGAAGGAACGTGCTTTTCTGGGATTCAGAGTAACATGGCTAATGATCATTGTTGAGCGAAAAGTTCTAGCACAACGGTTTTTTCTCACCGGGAACCAGAATCAAGCTGAGATAAAACATTGGCCCAAACTAACTTCCTCGCATTAACCTAGCAAAAATGCTACCTCCATCAAGACGGGTATCTAACTTATACTCATACAAATCCACATGCTCTTTCTGGCCCCCTAATGTACAGACCACTGATCATACACACATCCCCTtacatcatccccatcatcatcccacccctcctcctaggTACCTCCTCATCATACGCATTCATATGATGAGCATGACaatacccaccaccaccaccaccccccgtaacaccacccaaactcctcctcaacctcttcacaatctccctccccttccccaacccataAACCAAATGctgcctctccctctccctctccgcccttcccctcccacacGCCCCCTCCATCGTCTCCCCACAAGGAAGCAACACCgccctccccgtcttcctCGCATACGCAATCCTCCACGCCCGAAGCGActccctcgccgtctcaGTAACGCACATAGCCTCCAAATgaaccaacaccctcctaCACctcgcatcatcatccgtcAACATCGCCGCATTATtaacaaccacccccctaccCTGCGTATAATAATCCCCCTCCACAGTCACCACACTCCCATCCTCACTGCTCAAGCTCGAGGCATAACCCTGAACATGTACACCACTTAGATGTGACCTCTTGGGACCAGGAAACCCCAGCGTAGGCGGTAAAGCCGGCACCACCGAGTCAAGCGAATCACTCGATCCCTCAAAAATAGGCGACACAGGCGCAGTGGTTGTTCCAGGTAGGCCAACCGACTGCTCATACAAGGGCGGTCGAGAAAAAAGCGGCTTGTGATAATACGCCGCCGTTCTAGTACTAGCCGCAGACCCagacggctgctgctgctcacgGGTACGCGTCGAGTAGGGCGTCGTCTGGAGAATGGCTCCGCTCGTAGCAGACTGTGGGATCCGGCTCACAGGCCCCTGGAAAGAATGCTCATGAGTAGTAGTCTGCCGAGACGGCAGTCCCTGATTATACCTCGCTAACCCTGCCAACTGTGGTACTGGGCGAATAAGTGAATATGCCGATGCCGAAGGGTTGTTCT
This window encodes:
- a CDS encoding hypothetical protein (EggNog:ENOG503P792; COG:Q), which codes for MTASIAQATKTIVATGTSSGLGFELIKQLLSSPTSLSPSTTHLNLVLGARDTNRTGQAYNALSYPKTDHILSILPLELSSLKSTASFANATLERLGPDGKIDYLLLNAAVSDGTDKPAKESKSGLCEAFVVNHLSQHYLLHLLEKKLIDSSTRIIFVSSGAIRRVTDPSTLEKDLKVESGVEANDTYSQTKFLNLLSAQWWRRRLEEKCRVVAVSPGLIPNTGIGRGSGMKLSMDMPDAKSVEHGAKSILAAFTRDDFPKDREQLFLTSWGEWWEKGVYEKVLDKGLQDKWCWSKEEIEKREGLN
- a CDS encoding hypothetical protein (EggNog:ENOG503P2A4; COG:Q) produces the protein MKTPTSRPNGHLDSHGRIPHIPAPVIGRDSHDVTKWGFGLSQPAERDMFLGSLNPPLNPRVNCVYRSATKMTGVKLQPTRFVRSVLKSFMAESGLEPRLFGPHLRVVNASKGRVDLELDITKDHTNRLKIIHGGTIASLVDLGGSLAVASEGLYATGVSTDLNVTYLKSGGKVGDKLQAVAECEKIGPTLAFTKVTFTNPLGELVARGSHTKYVKAAWKGSHPYTPPEGAEIADEVD
- the TFB2 gene encoding RNA polymerase II transcription factor B 52 kDa subunit (COG:K; COG:L; BUSCO:EOG09261QR8; EggNog:ENOG503NWP8); protein product: MSSFGPSSFLLDDYLEKLPGATFRKLYQQPSTAFAIFRRMLPPLAKVYVQALLYSPTPLTTNDIELWTQPEGKGTSNRAIARLRSLHIAQLSQSTRAKKAQDIQLTANFKKSLRLALEGGGSHNSFGVPSTLPTDPKIHIQYLDHWAGRIWQDILYYVVNSVPMKANESGGRHGSGGGGPKRAVRELLKMGGLVREGAGGLVQISEHGFNFLLQEANAQVWTLLLLWLEAADRNKALAKEQGTDITGTAIDNVEMLSFLFMLASLELGRAYDTSALTETRKNMLPALADFGLIYIDRDRPQQYYPTRLATTLTSLSTMRSVSASIDAATKKTPGDAGSLGADSTPTAPADENGGIVVETNYRIYAYTSSPLQIAILKLFCRLHMRFPNMVTARLTRESVQEAIKEGITANQIIDYLVAHAHPQMRRAAAAKGTTVIPPTVMDQIRLWQLESQRMQKTPGFQFKDFESVEEYRQLAEYATEIGVLVWKDDRKGTFFVSKVEQIREFLKARKKGN
- a CDS encoding hypothetical protein (EggNog:ENOG503P6J5), whose amino-acid sequence is MEPPARRHGWTHTSSWVQRRASTKSTRSETKARKSTSATRIPISGPIGTVTRNGTPLEDTNLMRPSDMSKPASTYPHLTPCVTTVDYHSIDNSRMAENQRPADNTSLPPPRQGLLTKSRTFSVLSSITNSLSRASLIHHGSTSRNDSSSSSQPRVTPPVIAIPRKQPPVATRRSMEPLLNDSQCQKPPCQEASPPLPDNPRFVTTAMPSQYWSGRFAALDDKFHNEVLLGRNLNMVVEAQTNRSGNAGTSSSNSAARAQNNPSASAYSLIRPVPQLAGLARYNQGLPSRQTTTHEHSFQGPVSRIPQSATSGAILQTTPYSTRTREQQQPSGSAASTRTAAYYHKPLFSRPPLYEQSVGLPGTTTAPVSPIFEGSSDSLDSVVPALPPTLGFPGPKRSHLSGVHVQGYASSLSSEDGSVVTVEGDYYTQGRGVVVNNAAMLTDDDARCRRVLVHLEAMCVTETARESLRAWRIAYARKTGRAVLLPCGETMEGACGRGRAERERERQHLVYGLGKGREIVKRLRRSLGGVTGGGGGGGYCHAHHMNAYDEEVPRRRGGMMMGMM